One genomic window of Bacillota bacterium includes the following:
- a CDS encoding MoxR family ATPase, with product MDVKEIADRLRENIAKVIIGKEKIVDLILIALACQGHVLIEDVPGTGKTMLAKTLSRSLELEFKRVQFTPDLLPSDVTGVSVFNEATSHFEFRPGPAFTNVLLADEINRATPRTQAALLECMEERQITVDGETRMLGMPFLVVATQNHIEQEGTFPLPEAQLDRFLMRLSLGYPTLEEEMRLISRFAETNPLTTLTPVAKACDLSVLCAGAEAVHVSEAVAEYIANIVRATRVHEDLRLGASPRATLALMRSARARAALLGRAFALPDDVKELAKPVLCHRLIVKSQVRLRGQTAESVLDAILSVVPVPVLPSTEA from the coding sequence ATGGATGTTAAAGAGATAGCCGACCGACTGCGCGAAAACATTGCCAAAGTAATTATAGGCAAAGAGAAGATTGTAGACTTAATACTGATCGCCTTAGCCTGCCAGGGACATGTGCTCATTGAGGATGTGCCAGGCACTGGCAAGACCATGCTCGCCAAAACCTTAAGCCGTTCTCTAGAGCTTGAGTTTAAGCGAGTACAGTTCACCCCCGACCTTTTGCCGTCTGACGTAACAGGTGTAAGCGTATTTAATGAGGCCACATCGCACTTTGAGTTTCGTCCCGGCCCCGCTTTTACTAATGTGCTCCTCGCCGACGAAATCAATAGAGCCACACCGCGTACGCAGGCAGCCTTACTGGAGTGCATGGAGGAGCGCCAAATCACCGTCGATGGCGAAACTCGCATGCTAGGGATGCCCTTCTTGGTGGTGGCAACGCAAAACCATATTGAGCAGGAGGGCACTTTCCCCTTGCCCGAGGCACAACTAGATCGCTTTCTGATGCGGTTGTCGCTTGGTTACCCCACGCTAGAGGAAGAGATGCGTCTCATTAGTCGTTTCGCTGAGACAAATCCGCTCACAACTTTGACACCAGTGGCAAAGGCCTGTGACTTGTCTGTTCTCTGCGCGGGCGCAGAGGCTGTTCATGTCAGCGAGGCGGTGGCGGAATACATCGCTAACATCGTGAGGGCGACCCGTGTACACGAAGACTTACGACTAGGGGCTAGCCCACGTGCCACACTGGCATTGATGCGTAGTGCACGCGCGCGCGCTGCCCTTTTGGGGAGGGCCTTTGCCTTGCCTGACGATGTCAAGGAGTTAGCAAAGCCCGTTCTCTGCCACCGACTTATAGTCAAAAGTCAGGTTCGTCTCCGCGGGCAAACGGCTGAAAGCGTACTCGATGCAATATTGTCGGTTGTTCCTGTTCCAGTTTTGCCTAGCACTGAAGCATGA
- a CDS encoding DUF4129 domain-containing protein, which translates to MYPRVRLLLAQVLAVVALSIVTQVWAETLYRFMHRGVLPGLPLWNILVATLMTLFVGRFSLKWPLWWRRITLVVLALSVALLLPAVGRGLPVSVSLFSLLVFAAAYAAIDIGRHDWGYSEARAYFAQLAVIFAVAIPFAHAAGMMAISNALLGLALASMLALGLAWDQYVEQVTKQRPMSGRTKFLLLSTALFLAATLLAGAGAFSVRPMLDYIAYIAREIFLVFLVPFGYMIYLILIVTRALAALLAGDPTARGEERMPEGLFEAVRDLDTGVPWLLQVFSIVFLVALVWLLLRRISRPASPVVTHPLDEHESLLGQIFSPRGTRKARAKPKRRLPLEPENIWQIFAYLELYGKAKSRPRAETETVAEYEEALRDILPSAEVRTITSSFEDVRYGERKLTSVQWQHTLAAWRKLKESTKA; encoded by the coding sequence TTGTACCCTAGAGTGCGCCTTCTACTGGCCCAAGTGCTTGCCGTGGTAGCTCTGTCGATTGTAACGCAGGTGTGGGCAGAGACTCTTTATCGCTTTATGCATAGAGGGGTGCTTCCAGGGCTGCCCTTGTGGAACATTTTAGTAGCTACCCTAATGACGCTGTTTGTGGGTCGGTTTTCTCTTAAGTGGCCGCTTTGGTGGCGCAGGATCACGCTTGTAGTGCTGGCACTAAGTGTGGCTTTGCTGCTGCCCGCGGTAGGACGAGGGCTCCCTGTGAGCGTTTCTCTCTTTTCATTGTTGGTTTTTGCGGCAGCCTACGCAGCCATAGACATCGGTCGACATGATTGGGGTTACAGCGAAGCGAGGGCTTACTTCGCCCAACTTGCTGTAATATTTGCCGTGGCCATACCCTTCGCTCATGCAGCTGGCATGATGGCTATATCTAACGCACTGCTAGGTTTAGCCCTTGCTAGCATGTTAGCGCTCGGCCTAGCCTGGGACCAATATGTCGAGCAAGTGACCAAGCAAAGGCCCATGAGCGGCCGGACGAAGTTTCTGCTTTTAAGCACCGCTCTATTCTTAGCGGCTACTCTCTTGGCCGGGGCAGGAGCTTTTAGCGTTAGGCCCATGCTAGACTACATCGCCTATATCGCCCGCGAGATTTTTTTGGTTTTTCTTGTGCCTTTTGGCTACATGATCTACTTGATACTCATTGTGACACGTGCCCTTGCCGCCTTACTAGCTGGTGACCCGACCGCTAGGGGCGAGGAAAGAATGCCAGAGGGGTTGTTCGAGGCGGTGCGCGACTTAGACACAGGCGTACCGTGGCTCTTACAGGTCTTCAGCATTGTCTTCTTGGTAGCATTAGTCTGGCTGCTACTAAGGCGTATTAGTAGGCCTGCTTCGCCTGTAGTAACTCATCCTCTCGATGAGCATGAGTCTCTGCTGGGGCAGATTTTCTCTCCTAGGGGCACCAGGAAAGCTCGCGCCAAACCAAAACGTAGACTCCCTCTCGAGCCAGAGAATATTTGGCAAATTTTCGCTTACCTTGAATTGTACGGCAAGGCTAAGTCGCGGCCACGTGCCGAGACGGAAACCGTAGCCGAATACGAGGAGGCATTACGCGACATCTTGCCCTCTGCTGAAGTGCGGACGATCACAAGTTCATTTGAGGATGTACGCTATGGTGAGCGCAAGTTGACCTCGGTGCAGTGGCAACATACTTTAGCCGCCTGGAGGAAGCTCAAGGAAAGCACCAAGGCGTAG
- a CDS encoding transcriptional regulator: protein MRKKASRVQQIADLIMERGSVRAQELAEVFMTSRRTIYRDIERLKKQGFHVEAFPGSQGGFRRTVRPLSAAQEFTVEEACAILVAASLARDNQTLPSAQALDDAIDKIWNSLSPTAREEMEETLPNVSCAQERIVDPDYCSEYLDVLAKAIAHQRVVSMTYYSLYRDSEELREIDPYHLYGHKGVWYVIALCHHRQQMRVFRLDRIKELTMLERLFERPTSFNLNNYLGHAWSMIKGEKHRVAVRFMPPHSRFIAESKWHPSQKIEQGADGSITFTAEVEGLEEFARWVLAYGEHAEVLHPSALRDSMRESATKMLSYYQQ from the coding sequence GTGAGAAAAAAGGCGAGTCGCGTGCAGCAGATTGCCGACCTAATCATGGAGAGGGGCAGTGTACGAGCGCAGGAATTAGCAGAAGTATTTATGACCAGCAGGCGCACAATTTACAGGGACATCGAGCGCTTAAAAAAACAAGGCTTCCATGTAGAAGCCTTTCCAGGAAGTCAGGGGGGTTTTCGCCGTACAGTAAGGCCGCTATCCGCGGCCCAAGAGTTCACCGTGGAGGAAGCATGCGCCATATTGGTAGCGGCAAGTCTAGCGCGAGACAACCAAACCCTGCCCTCAGCACAGGCACTCGATGATGCCATAGATAAAATTTGGAATAGCCTGTCGCCTACTGCCCGGGAGGAGATGGAGGAGACCCTGCCTAATGTCAGTTGTGCTCAGGAGCGAATTGTCGACCCAGATTATTGCAGCGAATACTTGGATGTCCTGGCTAAAGCAATAGCGCACCAACGAGTCGTCAGCATGACCTACTACTCGCTCTACCGGGACAGCGAAGAACTTCGCGAAATTGACCCTTACCATTTGTATGGTCACAAGGGTGTGTGGTATGTAATCGCCCTGTGCCATCATCGTCAACAAATGCGTGTGTTCCGCTTGGACCGCATTAAGGAATTGACGATGCTAGAAAGACTCTTTGAGCGTCCTACTAGCTTCAATTTGAATAACTACCTGGGACATGCCTGGAGCATGATTAAAGGAGAAAAACACCGCGTCGCAGTGCGTTTTATGCCCCCCCACTCTCGGTTCATTGCCGAGAGCAAGTGGCATCCTAGCCAAAAAATTGAACAGGGCGCAGATGGCAGCATTACTTTTACGGCCGAAGTAGAGGGCCTCGAGGAGTTTGCGCGCTGGGTTTTGGCCTACGGCGAACATGCCGAGGTCTTACATCCTAGCGCTCTGCGGGATAGCATGCGCGAAAGCGCAACGAAGATGCTAAGTTACTACCAGCAATAA
- a CDS encoding DUF58 domain-containing protein gives MNDSKMKLPKLSTILIAIGFILGLILRSPALIITGCGGFVLAYFPRLYAKWGRQALHHRAYFSQSYAWPGDSVKLTVELENRSFLPISLLQLWHDVSHHTQVVGVPPAVGGALRQLEHAFRLGMWQRVRRRYTVLCERRGVAKLGPTEIKVTGPLGYGSAYSKRTDETEITIYPRVHALDALRVVPSTLLGPTTLQSFIHEDPLRIRGVREYRPGDPLNRINWKATARAARHMVHVHEPSASREVLFLLNLSSSDVVWFRQDARETEWAIEVVASLGMSLLDGACSVGVLANDYITDVPSSAGAEQRHSFLAALAGTTQFAMVRPSTFLVNALERRHFGTTLVLVTPMLTEELLSAKQLFALRRVPLRVVYTGSTPSALFDDTSMLWVQKEESEIVP, from the coding sequence ATGAATGACAGTAAGATGAAGCTGCCCAAGCTAAGTACCATACTCATAGCCATAGGTTTCATTCTTGGGCTAATCTTACGCTCACCCGCGCTCATCATTACTGGCTGTGGTGGCTTTGTTTTGGCGTATTTTCCTCGCCTGTATGCCAAGTGGGGACGACAGGCTTTGCACCATCGCGCCTATTTTTCACAGTCCTATGCTTGGCCGGGGGACAGCGTTAAGCTTACGGTGGAGCTTGAAAACCGCAGTTTCCTGCCCATATCTTTGCTGCAGCTGTGGCATGATGTTTCGCACCACACGCAGGTTGTTGGCGTTCCTCCCGCGGTTGGTGGCGCCCTGCGTCAGCTAGAACACGCTTTTCGCTTGGGCATGTGGCAAAGAGTGCGCCGTCGCTATACCGTCCTGTGCGAACGGCGTGGTGTAGCGAAACTTGGTCCCACCGAAATTAAAGTGACAGGGCCTCTTGGTTACGGAAGCGCATATAGTAAGCGTACTGACGAAACAGAAATTACCATCTATCCACGAGTGCATGCTCTTGACGCCCTGCGTGTCGTTCCATCTACCCTGCTAGGGCCCACTACCTTGCAGAGTTTTATACATGAGGACCCGTTGCGCATTCGAGGAGTGCGCGAATACCGACCGGGAGACCCTCTAAACCGCATTAATTGGAAGGCGACAGCAAGAGCAGCGCGTCACATGGTGCATGTGCATGAACCATCTGCAAGTAGAGAAGTGCTGTTCTTGCTTAATCTTTCGAGTAGCGACGTCGTATGGTTTCGGCAAGACGCCAGAGAAACAGAGTGGGCGATTGAAGTAGTTGCCAGTTTGGGCATGTCTTTACTGGATGGCGCCTGTAGTGTGGGCGTATTAGCCAATGACTACATCACCGATGTACCCAGTAGCGCCGGGGCAGAGCAGAGGCATAGCTTTTTAGCAGCACTCGCCGGCACAACACAATTTGCCATGGTCAGGCCAAGTACCTTTCTGGTCAATGCCCTCGAGAGGCGACATTTTGGGACGACTCTCGTACTGGTCACACCTATGCTGACAGAGGAACTGCTGTCCGCCAAACAACTTTTCGCGCTACGCCGTGTGCCACTACGTGTAGTCTACACCGGAAGCACCCCTTCGGCTCTTTTTGACGATACCTCGATGCTGTGGGTGCAGAAGGAGGAGAGCGAAATTGTACCCTAG
- a CDS encoding carbon-nitrogen family hydrolase, producing MQLKVALIQMDIALGDLQANAQKARQLAAGLAECSFILLPELWSTGYALDRAHELAEDGTGLCTTVMREIACAKNAYVGGSVLMQREGGIYNTFVLISPTGQVVATYDKTHLFRLMQEDIFLSPGDRLVTAQTTHGQVGLAICYDLRFPEVFRHYRNAGTDFNLLVAEWPLPRLEHWRTLVRARAIENQCYLLACNRVGRDQNNTFGGHSLVVDPWGEILLEADTTEGVYVVDLETESIMAARSRIPVQGDKRSDLY from the coding sequence ATGCAACTAAAAGTAGCCCTCATACAAATGGATATCGCTCTCGGCGACCTGCAAGCTAATGCCCAAAAAGCTAGACAACTGGCGGCAGGTCTAGCAGAATGCAGCTTCATTTTACTGCCCGAGCTCTGGAGCACCGGCTATGCCTTAGACCGAGCCCATGAGTTGGCAGAAGACGGCACGGGTCTCTGCACCACTGTGATGCGCGAAATTGCCTGCGCCAAAAATGCCTATGTAGGCGGTTCAGTTCTCATGCAAAGAGAGGGCGGCATCTACAACACCTTTGTCCTCATTTCACCCACAGGGCAAGTTGTGGCCACCTATGACAAGACTCACTTGTTTAGACTTATGCAGGAGGACATTTTCTTAAGCCCTGGTGACAGGCTGGTCACCGCGCAAACCACCCATGGCCAGGTCGGCTTAGCCATATGCTACGACCTGCGTTTTCCCGAGGTCTTTCGTCACTATCGGAATGCGGGGACCGACTTTAATTTGCTAGTAGCAGAATGGCCGCTGCCCCGCCTCGAACATTGGCGCACCCTGGTACGGGCGCGCGCCATAGAAAACCAGTGCTACCTCTTAGCCTGCAATCGTGTAGGTCGCGACCAGAACAACACTTTCGGAGGCCATTCTCTAGTAGTAGACCCTTGGGGCGAAATCTTGCTAGAGGCGGATACCACTGAAGGTGTCTATGTTGTTGACCTTGAGACGGAAAGCATCATGGCAGCACGCAGTAGAATCCCGGTACAGGGAGACAAGCGCAGCGACCTCTACTAG
- a CDS encoding nucleotidyltransferase domain-containing protein, whose translation MEKRDKASISERRTSEEDMSVYRAAAKLQQEQEAKLLLCRKEKAWEIARQAAALLKTNFGAERVAVFGSLLRPDCFTRWSDVDIAAWGLALGDTFRAIGAVMDLGEDIEVNLVDMNTCRDALRLIIEQEGQEL comes from the coding sequence ATGGAGAAGCGCGACAAAGCAAGTATCTCAGAACGCAGGACAAGTGAAGAGGATATGTCTGTGTATAGAGCCGCTGCTAAGCTGCAGCAAGAGCAAGAGGCGAAGCTATTACTATGCCGAAAAGAGAAGGCTTGGGAGATTGCGCGGCAGGCCGCAGCACTCCTCAAGACAAACTTTGGCGCAGAGCGAGTGGCAGTGTTTGGCTCACTCCTTCGTCCAGATTGTTTTACTAGATGGTCCGATGTGGATATTGCGGCTTGGGGTCTCGCCTTGGGGGATACCTTCCGGGCAATAGGTGCGGTGATGGATTTAGGTGAGGACATTGAGGTCAACCTAGTGGACATGAATACCTGTCGTGATGCGCTGAGATTAATCATCGAACAGGAGGGACAGGAGTTATGA